One genomic segment of Natranaeroarchaeum aerophilus includes these proteins:
- a CDS encoding MFS transporter, whose amino-acid sequence MARPSLRTVSARLTEFDALVLVSLLWFLAKFVRYAFPPLFEPLQGVYGVTNAEIGVAYTGFMLTYAAMQFPSGALADRFGSVRVIATGSMVAALAALALVVDSPFPVLVGAMVLMGAGTGAHKTVAIRLLSRLYPARTGRALGTMDTIGTLAGVAAPAVVVAVLAGPALLGESWRTVFLVAGLAGIVGTVAFALRVSDPEGTDSAGASGGTVREYVTLFRNPRLLAFVLVTVLFGFTYNGVVAFLPLYLTSEAGLTPATAGLLFGALFAASVVQIVSGTVSDRVGELPVIVATLTLATAALAALVVLTPTGRPLVLGAVVVVIGLGSHGFRPVRGAYWMSVLPESVAGGSLGIVRTLLMGSGALAPAVVGVLSESVGFVTAFWVLTVTIACAAALAAVLLLSR is encoded by the coding sequence CCCATCGCTTCGAACCGTATCCGCGAGGCTCACTGAGTTCGACGCGCTCGTACTGGTCTCCTTGCTCTGGTTTCTCGCGAAGTTCGTCCGCTATGCCTTCCCGCCGTTATTCGAGCCGCTACAGGGCGTCTACGGTGTCACGAACGCCGAAATCGGGGTTGCGTACACCGGGTTCATGCTGACGTACGCCGCGATGCAGTTTCCCTCCGGCGCGCTCGCGGATCGATTCGGCTCGGTTCGGGTCATCGCGACCGGAAGTATGGTCGCCGCGCTGGCCGCACTCGCGCTGGTCGTCGACTCGCCCTTCCCCGTCCTCGTCGGCGCGATGGTCCTCATGGGCGCGGGGACCGGCGCACACAAGACGGTCGCAATCCGTCTGCTCTCGCGGCTGTATCCCGCCAGAACGGGGAGAGCACTGGGGACGATGGACACTATCGGGACGCTTGCGGGTGTAGCCGCACCGGCGGTCGTCGTCGCCGTCCTCGCGGGACCAGCCCTGCTCGGCGAGAGCTGGCGGACGGTCTTTCTCGTGGCTGGACTCGCGGGGATCGTCGGAACGGTCGCGTTCGCGTTGCGGGTCTCTGATCCGGAAGGGACGGACAGTGCTGGCGCGTCAGGCGGGACAGTTCGTGAATACGTCACGCTCTTCCGGAACCCCCGTCTCCTCGCCTTTGTCCTCGTCACGGTGCTGTTCGGGTTCACCTACAACGGCGTCGTTGCCTTTCTGCCGCTGTATCTCACCAGCGAGGCGGGGCTGACCCCCGCGACTGCTGGACTGCTCTTTGGCGCGCTGTTCGCCGCGAGCGTGGTGCAGATTGTTTCAGGGACGGTCAGTGACCGGGTTGGCGAGTTACCGGTCATCGTCGCCACCCTCACGCTGGCGACGGCCGCCCTCGCCGCGCTGGTCGTCCTGACGCCGACCGGTCGTCCGCTCGTGCTGGGTGCGGTCGTCGTGGTGATCGGCCTCGGCTCACATGGTTTCCGGCCGGTGCGGGGTGCCTACTGGATGTCGGTCCTCCCCGAGTCAGTTGCTGGTGGCAGTCTGGGAATCGTCCGGACGCTCCTGATGGGGTCGGGCGCGCTCGCCCCCGCCGTAGTCGGCGTCCTCTCGGAGTCGGTCGGCTTCGTCACGGCGTTCTGGGTGCTCACGGTGACGATCGCCTGCGCCGCGGCACTCGCGGCGGTGTTGCTGCTCAGCCGCTAG
- a CDS encoding MFS transporter, with protein sequence MGRTRLFASLCGLVFLVNLARIIFAPLLDVFIAEFAIGEATAGLIVTLAWVGSASLRLPTGWLLTKVPRHHLVLVSGTILAGSSAVAATATTVPHLMLGTFLMGIASGVYFVSANPLVSELFPDRVGRVMGVHGAASQVAAVVAAPLVALTLFVNWQLSLWLIAVAAALVTVYIFVVARETELPDAGRHDSNLLASALSEWRLIGTALAIAGITVFIWQGVFNFYELYMQSKGLSRGMSSTMLTLVFAAGIPAFFVGGDLADRLPKVPYLLGIVGTFAAGLYALTAAESLWALITLTVIVGFVIHALFPAVDTYVLGTLPDETRGSAYAVFSSIWMLSQSLGSYVLGVFIEGGYTYDEVFAASAVVLGASVVVLFIVDRTGRLPG encoded by the coding sequence GTGGGCCGCACTCGCCTCTTCGCCTCGCTGTGCGGGCTCGTCTTTCTGGTCAATCTCGCACGGATCATCTTCGCGCCGTTGCTCGACGTCTTCATCGCCGAGTTCGCCATCGGCGAGGCGACCGCCGGACTGATCGTCACGCTGGCGTGGGTCGGCAGTGCCTCGCTTCGCCTGCCGACGGGCTGGCTGTTGACGAAGGTCCCTCGCCACCACCTCGTGCTGGTGTCGGGGACGATCCTCGCGGGCTCGTCGGCGGTCGCCGCGACGGCGACGACGGTACCCCATCTGATGCTTGGGACCTTCCTCATGGGAATCGCTTCGGGCGTTTACTTCGTCTCGGCGAATCCGCTGGTGAGCGAGCTCTTCCCCGACCGCGTGGGCCGCGTGATGGGTGTCCACGGCGCAGCCAGTCAGGTCGCCGCGGTCGTCGCGGCCCCCCTGGTTGCGCTGACGCTGTTCGTGAACTGGCAGCTCTCACTGTGGCTGATCGCCGTCGCCGCGGCACTCGTCACCGTGTACATCTTCGTCGTCGCACGGGAGACTGAGCTGCCGGATGCGGGGCGACACGATAGCAACCTGCTCGCCAGCGCGCTCTCGGAGTGGCGACTCATCGGGACGGCGCTGGCGATCGCGGGCATCACCGTGTTCATCTGGCAGGGCGTGTTCAATTTCTACGAACTCTATATGCAGTCGAAAGGGCTCTCCCGGGGCATGTCGAGTACGATGCTCACACTCGTCTTTGCCGCCGGAATCCCCGCGTTCTTCGTCGGCGGCGATCTCGCCGACCGGCTCCCGAAAGTGCCCTATCTGCTGGGCATTGTCGGGACGTTTGCCGCCGGGCTCTACGCGCTGACGGCCGCCGAGAGCCTCTGGGCACTGATTACCCTCACCGTCATCGTCGGCTTCGTCATCCACGCACTGTTCCCTGCAGTCGACACCTACGTCCTCGGAACGCTCCCCGACGAGACCCGCGGGAGCGCCTATGCTGTCTTCAGTTCTATCTGGATGCTCAGCCAGTCGCTGGGCTCGTACGTCCTTGGCGTCTTCATCGAGGGAGGATACACCTACGACGAGGTGTTCGCCGCCAGCGCGGTCGTTCTGGGTGCGAGCGTGGTCGTGCTGTTCATCGTCGACCGGACCGGTCGGCTTCCGGGCTGA
- a CDS encoding Gfo/Idh/MocA family protein encodes MTLTVAGFGLGGLGQLELQLFADMDGVDVIAGADPSGEARKTFASEFDAPAYETTDELLNEHTPEIVNVASIHSVHREQVLQALDAGAHVHVEKPMTTTVEDAVALVDAAAASDQLVQVGYQRHFDPRFRELRECVESGVIGEPHFVDCHLEQDWVDYAKTWRGDPDLSGGGFLYDSGSHLLDVLLWVLDAEPVSVSATIDESGTGVDINSALSVELEREDGRVTASAALVGNGPTTPDVGDSLDIYGTDGRVSQGESGVARTEPGEEPASIPVEGETDFVSLTEAKLENLLDAIRDDTAVAVPPEHGLRAIALTEAAAMSAERGERVDVQALIENARSG; translated from the coding sequence ATGACACTCACTGTCGCGGGCTTCGGACTCGGCGGTCTCGGTCAGCTAGAACTCCAGTTATTCGCGGACATGGACGGCGTCGACGTGATTGCTGGTGCCGACCCGTCCGGGGAAGCCCGAAAGACGTTCGCAAGCGAGTTCGACGCCCCGGCGTACGAGACGACCGACGAACTACTCAACGAGCACACCCCCGAGATCGTGAACGTCGCCTCGATCCACTCGGTCCACCGCGAGCAGGTCCTGCAGGCGCTCGACGCCGGCGCGCACGTCCACGTCGAGAAGCCGATGACGACGACCGTCGAGGACGCCGTGGCGCTCGTCGACGCCGCCGCGGCGTCCGATCAGCTGGTGCAGGTGGGCTACCAGCGCCACTTCGATCCGCGCTTTCGCGAACTCCGCGAGTGCGTCGAGTCGGGGGTGATCGGCGAGCCACACTTCGTGGACTGCCACCTCGAACAGGACTGGGTCGACTACGCGAAGACGTGGCGCGGCGACCCTGACCTCTCGGGTGGGGGCTTCCTCTACGATTCGGGCTCGCACCTGCTCGACGTCCTGCTGTGGGTACTCGACGCCGAGCCGGTCTCGGTGAGCGCGACGATCGACGAGTCCGGGACTGGCGTCGACATCAACAGCGCGCTCTCCGTGGAGCTAGAGCGCGAGGACGGGCGAGTGACCGCGAGCGCCGCGCTCGTGGGTAATGGCCCGACGACGCCGGATGTCGGTGACTCGCTGGATATCTATGGTACCGACGGGAGAGTCTCGCAGGGCGAGAGCGGCGTGGCACGCACAGAACCGGGCGAGGAACCGGCCTCGATTCCGGTCGAGGGCGAGACGGATTTCGTCTCGCTGACCGAGGCAAAACTGGAGAACCTGCTCGATGCGATCCGTGACGATACAGCGGTTGCGGTGCCGCCCGAGCACGGCCTGCGGGCCATTGCGCTCACCGAGGCGGCAGCCATGTCGGCCGAACGCGGCGAGCGCGTCGACGTGCAGGCGCTGATCGAAAACGCTCGAAGCGGGTAG
- the pyrE gene encoding orotate phosphoribosyltransferase, protein MANDELIAALRDADAVQYGEFELSHGGTSEYYVDKYLFETDPHCLELIAEAFAERIGDEKLAGVALGAVPLVAVTSVETGQPYVIARKQKKEYGTGNLIEGRLDDGEEVVVLEDIATTGQSAVDAVEALREAGATVDRVVVVVDRNEGGRENLAEIDVELESLVTAEELLADA, encoded by the coding sequence ATGGCAAACGACGAGCTCATCGCGGCGCTACGAGACGCCGACGCGGTCCAGTACGGCGAGTTCGAGCTCTCCCACGGTGGGACGAGCGAGTACTACGTCGACAAGTATCTCTTCGAGACCGACCCGCACTGTCTGGAGTTGATCGCCGAGGCGTTCGCGGAACGGATCGGCGACGAGAAACTGGCGGGGGTCGCACTCGGTGCCGTCCCGCTGGTGGCAGTCACCAGTGTCGAGACTGGCCAGCCCTACGTGATCGCTCGCAAACAAAAAAAGGAGTACGGGACGGGGAACCTGATCGAGGGGCGTCTCGACGACGGCGAAGAGGTGGTCGTGCTCGAAGATATCGCGACGACCGGTCAGAGCGCCGTCGACGCCGTCGAGGCGCTGCGCGAGGCGGGTGCGACGGTCGACCGTGTGGTAGTCGTCGTCGACAGAAACGAGGGGGGTCGCGAGAATCTCGCCGAAATCGACGTCGAACTCGAATCGCTTGTGACGGCCGAGGAGCTGCTGGCAGACGCCTGA
- a CDS encoding universal stress protein — MTTALSQPTVLLPVEVDEATTPPGALIDLLGPHRVVVLGYGTVPDQTPTEQYEAEFGDAARERTDAIVDEFEGQNDVVSTVVFTRNRSQTVDRVAEEYGVDAVVTPGEVDNAVDDILVPIKGDPNIVRLVEFTGRLLENSQVTVTVFHVADSDADEARAEFLLRGACDKLRELGVDPDRIGWKQERSGSAAKTIAATAEEYDLLVVGESEPSLRRRILGGVTGRISDRTNRPTLVVRRR; from the coding sequence ATGACAACCGCTCTCTCACAGCCAACGGTCCTGCTCCCAGTCGAGGTTGACGAAGCAACGACTCCACCGGGCGCGCTTATCGATCTGCTGGGCCCCCACCGAGTGGTCGTCCTCGGCTACGGGACGGTTCCTGATCAGACCCCGACCGAGCAGTACGAAGCCGAGTTCGGCGACGCGGCGCGCGAGCGGACCGACGCAATCGTCGACGAGTTCGAGGGGCAGAACGACGTCGTTTCGACCGTCGTCTTCACGAGGAATCGGTCGCAAACGGTCGATCGGGTCGCCGAGGAGTACGGAGTTGACGCGGTGGTGACGCCCGGCGAGGTCGACAACGCTGTTGACGACATACTCGTCCCGATCAAGGGCGACCCGAACATCGTGCGCCTCGTGGAGTTCACCGGGCGGTTGCTCGAAAACAGCCAGGTAACAGTCACCGTGTTCCACGTCGCCGACTCCGATGCCGACGAGGCGCGCGCGGAGTTCCTCTTGCGCGGTGCCTGTGACAAGCTCCGCGAACTTGGCGTCGATCCCGATCGGATCGGATGGAAACAGGAACGCTCCGGATCGGCGGCGAAAACGATCGCAGCGACTGCCGAGGAGTACGACCTGCTGGTCGTCGGTGAATCCGAGCCGTCGCTCCGGCGACGGATCCTCGGTGGTGTCACCGGGCGGATCAGCGACCGGACGAACCGCCCGACGCTCGTGGTCAGGCGTCGGTGA
- a CDS encoding type II toxin-antitoxin system VapC family toxin, translating into MTDGGGPYLFDVGVIALAHTDAPVRDAALSYVHDAIAGEIDAVVPYPALFGAHAVLTTYYGRTNAEAARLLENFMDARRIHWCDRLPEATVRGGFDRVRSANVGGWDGYYAQVAIEEGVNTVLTIDDDFERFDAFETHVILSRDEFQELNAFLGE; encoded by the coding sequence ATGACCGACGGCGGCGGGCCGTACCTGTTCGATGTCGGTGTGATTGCGCTGGCCCACACCGACGCGCCGGTCCGCGACGCCGCGCTCTCGTACGTCCACGACGCGATCGCGGGCGAAATCGACGCCGTCGTCCCCTACCCCGCGCTGTTCGGTGCCCACGCCGTGCTGACGACCTACTACGGGCGGACGAACGCCGAGGCCGCTCGACTGCTGGAGAACTTCATGGACGCGAGGCGGATCCACTGGTGTGACCGACTGCCGGAGGCGACGGTCCGCGGCGGCTTCGACCGCGTCCGGAGTGCGAACGTCGGCGGCTGGGATGGCTACTACGCACAGGTCGCCATCGAGGAGGGTGTCAACACGGTGCTGACGATCGACGACGACTTCGAGCGGTTCGACGCGTTCGAGACGCACGTCATTCTGTCGAGAGACGAGTTCCAGGAACTGAACGCGTTTCTCGGGGAGTGA
- a CDS encoding aldo/keto reductase, which translates to MEYTQLGSTGTSVSQLCLGTWRFGRDTDGTVETTKEEAHELLDAAAERGINFIDTANVYGTPNGKSEQWIGEWLEDQNRDDFVLASKVYFPYDGDGEPGPNDSGLGRKHIRAQIEGTLDRLGTDYLDLYYIHRFDDDTKVEETLRTLNDLVREGKVHYIGASSMAAWKLTKALWKSDVEGLERFDVTQPLFHAAYRDDVVDYLDVCADQEIAVCPYSPLAGGFLTGKYERTEDGIEAPDDSRGAIDPNFDDYYVSDRGWQVLDEIRAVAEEVDATPAQVSLRWLMDQEKFTCVPIVGARTVDQLDENVGAVDVSLSDDQHDRISEARYDEEGKRWGHRD; encoded by the coding sequence ATGGAGTACACACAGCTCGGTTCGACCGGCACGTCAGTGTCACAGCTCTGTCTCGGTACGTGGCGCTTCGGCCGCGATACCGACGGAACCGTCGAAACGACGAAAGAGGAGGCCCACGAACTGCTCGACGCCGCCGCCGAGCGCGGGATCAACTTCATCGACACCGCGAACGTCTACGGTACGCCGAACGGGAAAAGCGAGCAGTGGATCGGCGAGTGGCTGGAGGACCAGAATCGGGACGACTTCGTCCTCGCCTCGAAGGTCTACTTCCCCTACGACGGCGACGGCGAACCGGGACCGAACGACTCGGGGCTCGGACGCAAACACATCCGAGCACAGATCGAGGGTACGCTGGATCGGCTCGGCACCGACTATCTCGACCTGTACTACATCCACCGCTTCGACGACGACACGAAGGTCGAGGAGACCCTGCGGACGCTCAACGACCTCGTGCGCGAGGGCAAGGTCCACTACATCGGCGCGTCGTCGATGGCTGCCTGGAAACTCACGAAAGCCCTCTGGAAGAGCGACGTCGAGGGACTCGAACGGTTCGACGTGACACAGCCCCTTTTCCACGCGGCCTACCGTGACGACGTGGTCGACTATCTGGACGTCTGCGCGGATCAGGAGATTGCAGTCTGTCCGTACTCGCCGCTGGCGGGCGGATTCCTGACGGGCAAGTACGAGCGCACCGAGGACGGCATCGAGGCACCCGACGACTCCCGCGGGGCGATCGACCCGAACTTCGACGACTACTACGTCTCCGATCGGGGCTGGCAGGTGCTCGACGAGATCCGGGCCGTCGCCGAGGAGGTCGACGCCACGCCCGCACAGGTATCCCTGCGCTGGCTCATGGATCAGGAGAAGTTCACCTGCGTCCCAATCGTCGGCGCGCGCACCGTCGATCAACTGGATGAAAACGTCGGCGCGGTTGACGTCTCGCTCAGTGACGATCAGCACGACCGGATCTCCGAGGCCCGCTACGACGAAGAGGGCAAGCGCTGGGGCCACCGCGACTGA
- a CDS encoding type II toxin-antitoxin system VapC family toxin produces the protein MKLLDTTFLIHYWAGRQAVAEYLERHEEEEFVTTTLNIKEIAVGREIQGTLDPVEIQSQFEWTTILPFQMEHAVTAGELEAEFHRDETVNQDEINSLAGDLLIAAVAKAEGATVVTQNTDDFERFDGVAVESY, from the coding sequence ATGAAACTGCTTGATACAACCTTCCTCATCCATTACTGGGCGGGACGGCAAGCGGTTGCAGAGTATCTCGAACGACACGAAGAAGAGGAGTTCGTGACGACGACACTGAACATCAAAGAAATCGCCGTCGGACGGGAGATTCAGGGGACGCTCGATCCAGTCGAGATTCAGTCACAGTTCGAGTGGACGACGATCCTCCCGTTCCAGATGGAACATGCGGTTACTGCTGGCGAGCTAGAAGCGGAATTTCACCGGGACGAAACAGTGAATCAGGACGAAATCAATTCCCTTGCCGGAGATCTACTGATTGCCGCCGTCGCCAAAGCGGAAGGCGCGACAGTCGTCACGCAAAATACGGACGACTTCGAGCGATTCGATGGAGTGGCTGTAGAGAGCTACTGA
- a CDS encoding AbrB/MazE/SpoVT family DNA-binding domain-containing protein: MVQVDSKGRIVLPKKLRERLGIVPGTEVDIREENGKAVVEPEPEPEQVIDRMERLVGETGAESDLKPLDDVAPSARRHREAVDRGAREDSR; the protein is encoded by the coding sequence ATGGTGCAGGTCGACTCGAAAGGGCGGATCGTCCTTCCAAAAAAGCTCCGCGAGCGGCTCGGTATCGTGCCCGGTACGGAGGTCGACATCCGCGAGGAGAACGGGAAAGCGGTCGTCGAACCGGAACCCGAGCCCGAACAGGTCATCGACCGAATGGAGCGACTCGTTGGAGAGACCGGTGCGGAAAGCGACCTGAAGCCGCTTGACGATGTGGCCCCGAGCGCCCGTCGGCACCGGGAGGCGGTGGACCGTGGCGCGCGTGAGGACAGCCGATGA
- a CDS encoding antitoxin VapB family protein, whose protein sequence is MGTKTIGIREDVYERLKARKREDESFTDLVDRILDDTTVDWREGFGTLTEGDADELERIVEDSRDRTGEGLSARQREALDELADVEADDETA, encoded by the coding sequence ATGGGGACGAAAACCATCGGCATTCGGGAGGACGTATACGAGCGGTTGAAGGCTCGAAAACGAGAGGACGAGAGCTTCACGGACCTCGTGGATCGCATACTGGATGACACCACTGTCGATTGGCGTGAGGGATTCGGAACGCTCACGGAGGGAGACGCGGACGAACTCGAACGGATCGTCGAGGATAGTCGTGATCGGACAGGTGAAGGGCTGTCCGCACGCCAGCGGGAGGCTCTCGACGAACTCGCGGATGTAGAGGCAGACGATGAAACTGCTTGA